The following are encoded together in the Microcaecilia unicolor chromosome 12, aMicUni1.1, whole genome shotgun sequence genome:
- the PPP1R15B gene encoding protein phosphatase 1 regulatory subunit 15B, producing the protein MEPAVGATPVDRAEKRAAQGSWWLKLLGHLCRLLLERLVPGRWLQLMGRLSVLGPGAALQEEDEEPQAKEGLRGCLGPEAASSHHHPFLVASKDQLSFWEADLLDGHINNMVSYVLGPGVGQAQGLSWVGPGYTLCGDLSALQEALCEVKKGERWKEQVPEIQQLRMKRLQFLFQDRVEVLPSPDQDHGYCSLEEGLLNAKPEADSDQGLHQGGQKSFTPEDPQGKESPAEQPGQSYSNSCQTAVEGQTCVEEDLPVSARPVCNNKLISYILGAASSDEEDSSSHSEEDWDSEEEEEVDCDDDGFNSEGTLSDCDSRNQDFGNLLLCNSFSNVDPYNPQNFTATIQTDACVLEDVSPKSDVQDASWRESPPGSQFSSSGEEDDDSEESADEAENLKLWNSFSNCEDPYNPLHFKATFQTAVRKQNNRTGLGLANSQCCVLPYWVQPKENHGVGILNTDQPGSPPREAKRKKVTFLDKITEYYVSDEEDRKGCWEEFARDRCRFQKRIQETEEAIGYCLSTEHRQKILDQLQKGCS; encoded by the exons ATGGAGCCGGCGGTCGGCGCAACCCCCGTGGACAGAGCGGAGAAACGGGCCGCGCAGGGCAGTTGGTGGCTGAAGCTACTGGGTCACCTGTGTCGGCTCCTCCTGGAGCGCCTGGTGCCGGGCCGTTGGTTGCAGCTGATGGGGCGACTGTCTGTGCTGGGCCCGGGCGCAGCGCTGCAGGAGGAGGACGAGGAGCCGCAGGCCAAGGAGGGTCTGCGGGGTTGCCTAGGCCCGGAGGccgcctcctcccaccaccaccctttccTGGTGGCCTCCAAGGACCAGCTGAGCTTTTGGGAAGCGGACTTGTTGGACGGACACATAAACAATATGGTCTCCTACGTTTTGGGCCCCGgggtgggccaggcccagggTCTGAGCTGGGTGGGCCCTGGCTACACCCTGTGCGGGGATCTGAGCGCTCTGCAGGAGGCCCTGTGCGAAGTGAAGAAGGGGGAACGCTGGAAAGAGCAAGTGCCAGAAATCCAGCAGCTCAGGATGAAACGGCTGCAGTTTCTGTTCCAGGACAGGGTGGAGGTGTTGCCCAGCCCAGACCAAGACCACGGCTACTGCAGCTTGGAAGAAGGGCTGCTAAACGCTAAGCCAGAGGCTGACTCAGACCAGGGGCTCCACCAGGGTGGGCAGAAATCGTTTACACCTGAAGACCCCCAGGGCAAAGAGAGCCCCGCTGAGCAGCCCGGCCAGAGCTATTCTAACAGCTGTCAAACAGCTGTGGAAGGACAGACATGCGTTGAGGAAGACTTGCCTGTTTCTGCAAGACCTGTGTGTAACAATAAATTAATTAGCTATATTTTGGGGGCTGCTTCCAGTGATGAGGAGGACTCCAGTTCACATTCTGAAGAAGACTGGGACagtgaggaggaggaagaggtggaTTGTGATGATGATGGCTTCAACAGTGAAGGTACTCTGTCTGATTGTGACAGTAGAAACCAAGACTTTGGAAACCTGCTTCTCTGCAACTCGTTTTCCAATGTAGATCCTTATAATCCCCAGAACTTTACAGCAACAATTCAGACTGATGCATGTGTGTTAGAGGATGTGTCTCCCAAGTCTGACGTTCAGGATGCTTCGTGGCGTGAAAGCCCTCCAGGGTCTCAGTTTTCCAGTTCTGGAGAGGAGGACGATGATTCGGAAGAAAGTGCAGATGAGGCTGAAAACCTCAAACTTTGGAACTCATTTAGTAATTGTGAGGATCCCTATAATCCTTTACATTTTAAAGCCACCTTTCAGACTGCAGTAAGAAAGCAGAACAATCGGACTGGGCTGGGTTTAGCTAATTCACAGTGTTGTGTTTTGCCCTACTGGGTGCAGCCAAAAGAGAACCATGGAGTTGGGATCCTGAACACTGACCAACCTGGAAGTCCTCCTCGAGAAGCAAAGCGAAAGAAG GTAACTTTCCTTGATAAAATTACTGAGTACTATGTCAGCGATGAAGAGGATCGGAAAGGATGCTGGGAGGAATTTGCTCGGGACAGATGCAGATTCCAAAAACGTATTCAAGAAACAGAAGAAGCAATTGGATACTGCTTGTCAACAGAACATAGACAGAAAATACTGGACCAATTGCAGAAGGGCTGCAGCTAA